Proteins encoded together in one Xenopus laevis strain J_2021 chromosome 6L, Xenopus_laevis_v10.1, whole genome shotgun sequence window:
- the LOC108705309 gene encoding E3 ubiquitin-protein ligase DCST1-like: protein MEIEKKPELLKKKMKRNQPKTTLERILAKMLPTLLFRFFFSNSNEYYQVKYFLGAIVGLCIGSALYFLLVYPLTTLNDQIKICMFIVNNAIFSFGWAMSTNFRCSTLMIFLLILCQRTGALTTTVAIKAITDGPVPNMMKNIELLVMSFECTGEMTLNHTKMMYTSMMEPVKRIFGQLTKRSSNLTKDTKEITDDFREVEEEVESTEGYDNVREKELIREEIERNKTLLMNTQKKFSMKTFLRCEYLFEMGIGKCHEWFDQKYDECMETIWLPLLNHALCWPMKLKFVCGALNWFLPLCKKHIRIDPLFGELYDNISGAIDTFKQNVTIDVQITVRNKTIFDTTLKKVKQNVSETVEESESVSQKAMKAIKIVLSLLFLQYISSAFGYVENYNSNLRHDNVYITTYFKQIDARRRKQGKRHLLPLKKGERADLIYPINFALHGPEVKALTSAMIKCIPLIVICLLLLGLDLGVQNIMDITIKHSNISYNFGFKHNLEVIVGGTGFLARFLRNTIGNINTSSNALHVTNNTVCLAQPIHLTSQQYIGTCLLLTITLILPFVQIYMSRLRRVLAAYFYPKTEKRRILHLYNELLRYRDLYLNIKRKNLMITANRHRNFMMSIPGMLFRQIKWLRVIIKRRCLVCNAKETKTSYICKTSNCDTAYCLDCWKEIKKCCFVCLPDDLIENYFRED from the exons atgGAAATAGAAAAGAAACCAGAattattaaagaagaaaatgaaaagaaatcagCCAAAGACTA CATTGGAACGGATCTTGGCTAAAATGCTCCCTACGTTGCTTTTCCGGTTTTTCTTTAGCAACAGTAATGAATATTATCAAGTGAAGTATTTCCTTGGAGCAATTGTTGGATTGTGCATCGGAAGCG caCTTTACTTTTTGCTGGTTTATCCATTAACCACCTTGAATGACCAGATAAAAATCTGCATGTTTATTGTTAATAATG CTATATTTTCCTTCGGATGGGCAATGTCTACTAATTTCCGCTGCTCGACATTGATGATATTCCTGCTCATCCTGTGCCAAAGGACAGGTGCCCTAACAACTACAGTTGCTATCAAAGCAATCACTGATG GCCCTGTTCCTAATATGATGAAAAATATAGAATTGCTTGTAATGAGCTTTGAGTGTACAGGAGAGATGACCCTTAACCACACAAAGATGATGTACACATCAATGATGGAACCTGTAAAGAGGATATTTGGTCAATTAACG aaacGGTCATCGAATTTGACAAAGGACACCAAAGAAATAACTGATGATTTCCGTGAGGTAGAAGAAGAAGTTGAAAGCACTGAGGGATACGACAATGTGAGAGAGAAAGAACTGATAAGGGAAGAAATCGAGAGAAACAAAACGTTACTAATGAATACTCAGAAGAAATTTAGCATGAAGACTTTCCTACGCTGTGAAT ATCTCTTTGAAATGGGCATAGGGAAGTGCCATGAATGGTTTGATCAGAAATATGATGAATGCATGGAGACAATATGGTTACCTCTTCTCAATCATGCATTGTGCTGGCCAATGAAATTGAAATTTGTCTGCGGCGCTTTAAATT GGTTCCTGCCATTGTGCAAGAAGCACATCCGCATCGACCCTTTGTTTGGAGAACTCTATGATAATATCAGTGGGGCCATTGACACATTCAAGCAAAATGTCACCATAGATGTTCAAATTACG GTCAGAAACAAAACCATATTTGATACGACACTGAAGAAAGTCAAACAAAATGTGTCCGAAACCGTTGAAGAGAGCGAATCAGTTTCACAGAAAGCTATGAAGgctataaaaatagttttgtctCTACTCTTCCTCCAATACATCAGTTC AGCTTTTGGCTATGTTGAGAATTACAATTCAAACCTTCGCCACGACAATGTGTACATAACAACGTACTTCAAACAAATCGACGCTCGTAGGAGGAAGCAG gGAAAGAGGCACCTGCTACCGCTGAAAAAAGGGGAACGTGCAGATTTAATTTACCCAATAAACTTTGCCCTCCATGGACCAGAGGTGAAAGCATTG ACAAGCGCAATGATAAAGTGCATCCCGCTGATTGTTATTTGCCTGCTTTTACTTGGACTGGATTTGGGTGTCCAAAATATCATGGACATTACTATCAAGCATTCCAATATTAGCTACAACTTTGGCT TTAAACACAATCTAGAAGTGATTGTTGGTGGCACCGGATTCCTGGCAAGATTTCTCCGGAACACAATCGGAAATATCAATACGTCCTCTAATGCGCTTCATGTGACCAATAATACTG TTTGTCTGGCGCAACCGATTCATCTGACGTCCCAGCAATATATCGGCACTTGTTTACTACTGACCATCACGCTGATCCTTCCTTTTGTCCAGATATACATGAGCCGACTGCGCAGAGTCCTGGCTGCTTACTTTTACCCTAAG ACGGAGAAAAGGCGAATTCTCCATCTCTATAATGAGCTACTGAGGTACAGGgacctgtatttaaatataaagaggAAGAACTTAATGATCACTGCCAACCGCCACAGAAACTTT ATGATGTCTATACCTGGTATGCTATTCCGACAAATTAAATGGCTGAGAGTAATTATAAAGCGACGCTGTTTGGTTTGTAATGCCAAAGAAACCAAGACTTCCTATATTTGCAAGACATCAAACTGTGACACAGCCTACTGCCTCGACTGCTGGAAGGAGATAAAGAAATGCTGCTTTGTTTGCTTACCAGATGATTTAATTGAAAATTACTTCCGTGAAGACTAA